The following are from one region of the Candidatus Methylomirabilis tolerans genome:
- a CDS encoding ATP-binding cassette domain-containing protein, translating to MPLVTLDHVSIAYGHVPLLDDASLQVEAGERVCVIGRNGTGKSTLLQILSGDQVPDSGSVWRQPEIGVARLVQDVPLSSNRPVFDVVAEGLGNLGELVAAYHHAAVEVAERGTDISLDKLGRLQRELEERDGWRLEQRVETVIDRLGLPAEAIVDALSGGWRRRVLLARALVAQPQLLLLDEPTNHLDIDAMIWLEEFLKTYAGAVVFVTHDRVFLQNLATRIVELDRGTLTSWPGDYATFLRRKEEWLASEAAQNATFDKRLAEEEVWLRQGIKARRTRDEGRVRALLAMRQERAARRAQVGNVRLQAEIGERSGRLVFEAVDISKSFGDKPVVRDLSLRMMRGDRVGLIGPNGSGKTTLLRLLIGELTPDTGNVKRGANVQVAYYDQQREQLDPQRTVFDTVGDGNDTITVNGRTQHVHGYLRDFLFSPERAYARVQTLSGGERNRLVLARLFTQPANVLVLDEPTNDLDIETLELLESYLIEWPGTLLLVSHDRAFIDHVVTSTLVFEGGGQVQEYVGGYEDWLRQRGTREIATKAQPERTARPAQPPVTVATRKKPTYREQRELEQLPAQIEALEREHVQLTASITDPLFYRQPADSITQALARLEAVARELHDAYARWDELDSRITRGRA from the coding sequence ATGCCTCTCGTTACACTCGATCATGTCTCCATCGCGTACGGACACGTGCCGCTGCTCGACGACGCCAGCCTGCAGGTCGAAGCCGGCGAACGTGTGTGCGTGATCGGCCGGAACGGCACAGGCAAATCCACATTGCTTCAGATCCTCAGCGGAGATCAGGTCCCCGACAGCGGCTCGGTGTGGCGACAGCCTGAGATTGGGGTCGCGCGGCTCGTGCAGGACGTTCCCCTGTCGTCTAATCGCCCTGTGTTCGACGTCGTCGCGGAAGGGCTGGGGAACCTCGGCGAGTTGGTGGCCGCCTACCATCACGCGGCGGTGGAGGTAGCCGAACGAGGCACCGACATCTCGCTCGACAAGCTGGGCAGGCTGCAGCGCGAGCTCGAAGAGCGGGACGGTTGGCGCCTCGAACAGCGTGTGGAAACCGTCATCGATCGTCTGGGTCTCCCGGCCGAGGCCATCGTCGACGCCTTGTCGGGAGGCTGGCGGCGGCGTGTGCTGCTGGCGCGGGCGCTGGTGGCCCAGCCGCAACTCCTCCTGCTCGACGAGCCTACCAACCATCTCGACATCGACGCGATGATCTGGCTCGAAGAGTTTCTCAAGACGTACGCAGGTGCGGTGGTATTTGTTACCCACGACCGGGTGTTTCTCCAGAATCTGGCAACGCGGATCGTAGAGCTGGATCGCGGCACACTGACGTCGTGGCCGGGCGACTACGCGACCTTTCTCCGCAGGAAGGAAGAATGGCTCGCGAGTGAGGCGGCGCAGAACGCCACGTTCGACAAGCGGCTCGCCGAGGAAGAGGTGTGGCTTCGCCAGGGCATCAAGGCCCGGAGAACGCGGGATGAGGGCCGGGTTCGTGCGCTGCTGGCCATGCGACAAGAGCGGGCCGCCCGGCGCGCGCAGGTCGGTAATGTGCGTCTGCAGGCCGAGATCGGCGAGCGCTCTGGTCGGCTCGTATTCGAGGCCGTCGATATCTCGAAATCGTTCGGCGACAAGCCCGTCGTCCGCGATCTGTCGTTACGCATGATGCGCGGCGATCGTGTGGGGTTGATCGGTCCGAACGGATCGGGTAAGACGACCCTGCTTCGACTGTTGATCGGCGAACTCACGCCCGACACGGGCAACGTGAAGCGCGGCGCCAACGTTCAGGTGGCGTATTACGACCAGCAGCGCGAGCAGCTCGATCCCCAGCGCACGGTATTTGACACGGTCGGCGACGGAAACGACACGATCACGGTGAACGGTCGTACGCAGCACGTCCACGGATACCTCCGCGACTTTCTGTTCTCACCTGAGCGCGCGTACGCCAGGGTACAGACGCTGTCTGGCGGTGAGCGAAATCGCCTGGTGCTGGCACGCCTGTTTACGCAACCCGCCAACGTCCTCGTCCTCGATGAGCCCACAAACGATCTCGACATCGAGACGCTGGAATTACTCGAATCGTATCTCATTGAGTGGCCGGGAACGCTGCTGCTCGTCAGCCACGATCGCGCATTCATCGATCACGTCGTCACGAGCACGCTCGTCTTCGAAGGCGGCGGACAGGTGCAGGAGTACGTCGGCGGATACGAGGATTGGCTGCGGCAGCGCGGCACACGGGAGATAGCGACCAAGGCGCAGCCGGAGAGGACGGCACGCCCTGCGCAACCGCCCGTGACGGTGGCGACCAGAAAGAAACCGACCTATCGCGAGCAAAGGGAACTCGAGCAGCTTCCGGCGCAGATCGAAGCCCTGGAACGCGAGCATGTGCAATTAACCGCCTCGATTACCGATCCCCTCTTTTACCGTCAGCCGGCCGATTCGATCACGCAAGCGCTCGCGCGGCTCGAGGCGGTGGCACGCGAGCTTCACGACGCCTACGCCCGCTGGGATGAGCTCGATTCCCGCATCACACGCGGACGCGCGTGA
- a CDS encoding ATP-binding cassette domain-containing protein, which yields MISVNGVCMRFGSKVLFEDVTTTFSAGRRYGLTGPNGAGKSTFMKLLTGEIDPQVGTVSKPGKLGVLSQDQYAFDRFRVIDTVIMGNRRLWAALQERDELYAQPEMTHEAGMRLGELEGIVGDEDGYSAENDAALLLQGLDIPDDIHDWKMAELQGGQKVRVLLAQALFGHPDALLLDEPTNHLDLDSIHWLEELLGRYEGTLIVISHDRHFLNNVCTHIADIDYQTIITYTGGYDDMVVAKTQIRSKIESENAQRAKKIAQLQDFIQRFGAGTRASQATSRRKEVERLRTTDLARSNIQRPYIKFSMKRPSGKVALEFEDLSKGFKNNRVISDFSAIVHRGEKIVLVGRNGAGKTTLLKALLADAPGLPASPSDVDSGKTMWGHGVSIGYFPQDHTGEIEKGLTAADWLHRFDPEASRQDIHGLLGQMLFSGEEGHKPTEALSGGETARLLFCRIMLLKPNVLVLDEPTNHLDLESINALNVALQKFEGTVLLVTHDQDLLEEVGTRMWHFEHGKIVDFKGSFEEYASSPA from the coding sequence ATGATTTCAGTGAACGGCGTGTGCATGCGGTTCGGTTCGAAAGTCCTGTTCGAAGACGTCACGACGACGTTTTCCGCAGGGCGGCGCTACGGTTTGACGGGCCCCAACGGCGCCGGCAAGTCGACGTTTATGAAACTGCTCACCGGCGAGATCGATCCGCAGGTGGGCACGGTGTCCAAGCCGGGTAAGCTCGGTGTCCTCAGCCAGGACCAATATGCGTTCGACCGGTTCCGCGTGATCGACACCGTCATCATGGGCAACAGACGCCTGTGGGCGGCCCTTCAGGAACGCGACGAACTCTATGCGCAGCCGGAGATGACCCACGAGGCCGGTATGCGCCTCGGCGAGCTCGAGGGCATTGTCGGCGACGAAGACGGCTACTCGGCGGAAAACGACGCGGCTCTGCTGCTGCAAGGGCTCGACATTCCCGACGACATCCACGACTGGAAGATGGCGGAGTTACAGGGCGGGCAGAAGGTGCGCGTGCTGTTGGCGCAGGCCCTGTTCGGCCACCCGGACGCGCTGCTGCTCGACGAGCCGACGAACCACCTGGACCTGGATTCGATTCACTGGCTGGAGGAACTCCTTGGTCGGTACGAGGGCACGCTCATCGTCATCTCGCACGATCGCCATTTCCTGAACAACGTCTGCACGCATATCGCCGACATCGACTATCAGACGATCATTACCTACACCGGCGGCTACGACGACATGGTGGTCGCCAAGACGCAGATTCGGTCAAAGATCGAATCCGAGAACGCGCAACGGGCAAAGAAGATCGCGCAGTTGCAGGACTTCATCCAGCGTTTCGGGGCGGGCACGCGCGCGAGCCAGGCCACATCGCGGCGCAAAGAAGTCGAACGGCTGCGGACGACCGATTTGGCCCGCTCGAACATTCAGCGTCCATACATCAAATTCTCAATGAAACGGCCGTCCGGAAAAGTCGCGCTGGAGTTCGAGGACCTGTCGAAGGGCTTCAAGAACAATCGTGTCATTTCCGACTTCAGCGCTATCGTCCATCGGGGCGAGAAGATCGTGCTTGTCGGCCGCAACGGGGCCGGCAAAACCACCTTGCTGAAGGCGCTGCTGGCCGATGCGCCCGGCTTGCCGGCCTCCCCTTCCGATGTGGACAGCGGTAAGACGATGTGGGGGCACGGGGTGTCGATCGGCTACTTTCCACAGGACCACACCGGAGAGATCGAGAAGGGGCTGACGGCGGCAGACTGGCTGCACCGCTTCGATCCGGAAGCGTCACGGCAGGACATTCATGGACTGTTGGGACAGATGCTGTTCAGCGGCGAAGAAGGCCACAAGCCGACCGAAGCATTGTCTGGCGGAGAGACCGCCAGGTTGCTGTTTTGCCGCATCATGCTGCTGAAGCCGAACGTGCTTGTCCTGGACGAGCCCACTAACCATCTCGACCTGGAATCCATCAACGCGCTGAATGTGGCGCTTCAGAAGTTCGAGGGCACCGTGCTGCTGGTCACGCACGATCAGGACCTGCTCGAAGAAGTGGGCACGCGGATGTGGCACTTCGAGCACGGTAAGATTGTGGATTTCAAAGGGAGCTTCGAGGAATACGCTTCGTCGCCGGCCTGA